The proteins below come from a single Roseovarius sp. Pro17 genomic window:
- a CDS encoding GMC family oxidoreductase, protein MGRFEYIVVGAGSAGAALAARLAGAGRSVLLLEAGGSGRHPWVTIPLGYGKVFYDPRFNWKYSTEPEPELNGRSIYWPRGKVLGGSSAINAMVWVRGHPADYGEWNAVAPGWDWGDVAPVFRRIEKWTGGGSEHRGGDGPLSVTDVAGAVHPLARAYVEAAAQSGIPSNTDYNGAAMEGAGFYQISTANGRRASSAQAYLRQAQKLPNLRIETGAMATRITLEGKRATGIEYIQRGRAQTAHATEVILCGGAINSPQLLMLSGIGPAAHLRDLGVEVIHDAPHVGQNLMDHLGSDHLFRTTIPSLNQVLRPWWGKALAGLQYGLRRTGPLAMSLNQGGGFVRLADGDGPPDTQLYFSPLSYSSAPTGKRPLMSPDPFPAVRIGFNPCKPTSTGSVTLRSSDPMAPPVMRGGYLATEHDRQLMIAGTREVRRIAAQPALQCVIDTELDPGPNCQTDAEILDFARRDSWTVFHQCGTCRMGQDSATSVVDPHLRVHGITGLRVADASIFPSIPTGNTNAPAIMVGERAFDLITER, encoded by the coding sequence ATGGGACGCTTTGAATACATTGTCGTCGGCGCCGGATCGGCCGGTGCGGCGCTGGCCGCGCGGCTGGCCGGGGCAGGGCGGTCGGTGCTGTTGCTGGAGGCGGGCGGCAGCGGGCGCCACCCTTGGGTCACTATCCCGCTGGGGTATGGCAAGGTATTTTATGACCCGCGATTCAACTGGAAATACAGCACCGAGCCTGAGCCTGAGCTGAACGGTCGCTCGATCTACTGGCCGCGTGGCAAGGTGCTGGGCGGATCCTCGGCGATCAACGCGATGGTTTGGGTGCGCGGGCATCCTGCCGATTACGGCGAATGGAACGCGGTCGCACCCGGCTGGGACTGGGGCGACGTCGCGCCCGTTTTCCGCCGGATAGAGAAGTGGACTGGCGGCGGCAGCGAGCATCGCGGCGGCGATGGGCCTTTGTCAGTGACAGATGTTGCGGGCGCGGTGCATCCATTGGCACGCGCCTATGTCGAGGCGGCTGCGCAGTCGGGGATACCGAGCAACACCGACTACAACGGTGCGGCAATGGAGGGGGCGGGGTTCTACCAAATCTCGACCGCTAACGGACGGCGCGCGTCGAGTGCGCAGGCGTATCTGCGACAGGCGCAAAAGCTGCCGAACCTCAGGATCGAAACCGGCGCGATGGCCACCCGCATAACATTGGAGGGCAAGCGGGCCACCGGCATTGAATACATCCAGCGGGGCAGGGCGCAAACCGCCCATGCGACCGAAGTGATCCTGTGCGGCGGTGCCATCAATTCACCCCAGCTGTTGATGTTGTCGGGCATCGGTCCTGCCGCGCATTTGCGCGACCTCGGGGTTGAGGTCATCCATGACGCGCCTCATGTCGGCCAGAATCTGATGGATCATCTGGGCAGCGATCATCTGTTTCGCACGACAATTCCCAGCCTCAACCAAGTGCTGCGCCCATGGTGGGGCAAGGCGCTGGCGGGGCTGCAATATGGTCTGCGCCGCACCGGCCCACTGGCGATGAGCCTGAACCAAGGCGGCGGTTTTGTCCGGCTAGCGGACGGCGACGGTCCGCCCGATACGCAGCTTTATTTTTCGCCACTCAGCTATTCCAGCGCGCCAACCGGCAAGCGACCTTTGATGAGCCCCGATCCCTTTCCGGCGGTGCGCATCGGGTTCAACCCCTGCAAGCCGACCAGCACGGGCAGTGTCACTTTGCGCAGCAGCGATCCGATGGCGCCGCCGGTAATGCGTGGCGGGTATCTGGCGACTGAACATGACCGACAATTGATGATCGCGGGCACCCGCGAGGTGCGCCGCATCGCGGCGCAACCTGCCCTACAATGCGTAATAGATACTGAACTCGACCCCGGTCCAAACTGCCAAACCGACGCCGAAATCCTCGATTTCGCGCGCCGTGATAGCTGGACCGTTTTTCATCAATGCGGCACCTGTCGGATGGGTCAGGATAGCGCGACGTCGGTTGTCGATCCGCATCTGCGGGTGCATGGCATCACCGGGCTGCGCGTCGCCGATGCTTCGATTTTTCCCAGCATCCCCACAGGCAATACGAACGCCCCCGCGATCATGGTCGGCGAGCGCGCGTTTGACCTGATTACTGAAAGGTAG
- a CDS encoding ABC transporter permease: MASIDLHAAGLRRDERMERWRLFGLGSPALLLVLVILVIPVGWLFYVSFVGADGNFSLENYERMIKRKSYSRIFITTFQVSLLTTGLCILIGYPLAYFMSQLPAKWANLCLITVLLPFWTSLLVRTYAWLVLLQKQGLVNQWAISLGLWDEPLKFVHNMTGTLIGMVHIMLPFLILPVYGAMKAIDRDYLKAASNLGASPRRAFWTVFFPLSTPGLFAGSLMVFVLCLGFFVTPAVLGGGRVIMVSMKIVSNIELFVNWGAASALGVVLLVMTVGVLWIASRFLKLEQMTGGGH; this comes from the coding sequence ATGGCGAGCATTGACCTTCACGCCGCCGGGCTACGCCGCGACGAACGGATGGAGCGTTGGCGCCTCTTTGGCCTCGGCTCGCCCGCGTTGCTACTGGTTCTGGTGATCCTCGTGATCCCGGTCGGATGGCTGTTTTATGTGTCGTTCGTCGGCGCAGATGGCAATTTCTCGCTGGAAAACTATGAGCGGATGATCAAGCGTAAATCCTATTCACGCATCTTCATCACTACGTTTCAGGTCAGCTTGCTAACCACCGGCCTGTGTATCCTGATCGGCTATCCGCTGGCCTACTTCATGTCTCAGCTACCGGCAAAATGGGCCAATTTGTGTCTGATTACGGTGCTGCTGCCCTTCTGGACGTCGCTGTTGGTGCGTACCTATGCGTGGCTGGTACTGCTGCAAAAGCAGGGGCTGGTGAACCAATGGGCGATCAGTCTGGGCCTTTGGGATGAGCCGCTGAAGTTTGTGCATAATATGACCGGCACGCTGATCGGGATGGTGCATATCATGCTGCCGTTCCTGATCCTGCCTGTCTACGGCGCGATGAAGGCGATTGATCGCGACTATCTCAAGGCCGCGTCGAACCTGGGCGCCAGTCCGCGCCGTGCGTTCTGGACGGTGTTTTTCCCGCTATCCACCCCCGGTCTGTTCGCCGGATCGCTGATGGTGTTCGTGCTCTGCCTCGGCTTCTTTGTCACGCCCGCGGTGCTGGGTGGGGGCCGCGTCATCATGGTGTCGATGAAGATCGTGTCCAATATCGAGCTGTTCGTGAACTGGGGCGCGGCCAGCGCCCTTGGCGTGGTGCTGCTGGTGATGACGGTGGGCGTCCTCTGGATCGCGTCGCGGTTCCTGAAGCTGGAACAGATGACAGGAGGGGGGCACTGA
- a CDS encoding ABC transporter ATP-binding protein encodes MRGSENLSTKPEALPITVRGVTKTYGRVHALDDVSLDVKSGEFLTLLGPSGSGKTTLLMVLAGFTRPDKGSLKFGEDEVIRTAPHLRGVGMVFQNYALFPHMTVAGNVGYPLRIRKMSKGEAKDRIERALDLVQLGGFGDRTIDQLSGGQKQRVALARSIVFEPRILLMDEPLSALDKKLRDRMQIELRHLHEQLGMTTVYVTHDQREALTMSDRIAVVNHGKIMQLATPQQLYDRPENQFVADFIGDSTFLPVMRDGQGVRYGETVLQMDAAVPDTKTLALMIRPERVRLVDGTTEGMNILNATVTELVYQGESYLLYARLNDGAEIAVRGAIREGTFSGLPRAGDAVKLGLHRADTVVIAGEGA; translated from the coding sequence ATGCGAGGGAGCGAAAATTTGTCCACCAAACCCGAGGCCCTGCCGATCACCGTGCGCGGTGTGACCAAGACTTATGGTCGCGTCCATGCGCTGGACGACGTATCGCTGGATGTCAAAAGCGGTGAGTTTTTGACCCTGCTCGGCCCTTCGGGGTCTGGCAAGACGACGCTGCTGATGGTGTTGGCGGGGTTCACCCGGCCTGACAAGGGCAGTCTGAAATTCGGCGAGGACGAGGTGATCCGCACCGCGCCGCATCTGCGCGGCGTCGGGATGGTGTTTCAGAACTATGCGCTGTTTCCCCACATGACGGTCGCGGGGAATGTCGGCTATCCGCTGCGCATACGCAAGATGTCCAAGGGCGAGGCCAAGGACCGCATCGAGCGCGCGCTGGATCTGGTGCAATTGGGTGGTTTTGGCGACCGCACCATCGACCAGCTGTCGGGCGGGCAGAAACAGCGCGTGGCGCTGGCCCGCTCGATCGTGTTCGAGCCGCGGATTTTGCTGATGGATGAGCCGCTGTCGGCGCTGGATAAAAAGCTACGCGACCGGATGCAGATCGAACTGCGGCATCTGCACGAACAGCTGGGCATGACGACCGTCTATGTGACCCACGACCAGCGCGAGGCGCTGACCATGTCGGACCGCATCGCCGTGGTGAACCATGGCAAGATCATGCAACTGGCCACGCCTCAGCAGCTATATGACCGGCCAGAAAATCAGTTTGTCGCGGATTTCATCGGCGACTCAACATTTCTGCCGGTCATGCGGGACGGGCAGGGGGTGCGCTATGGCGAGACTGTTTTGCAAATGGACGCCGCCGTGCCGGATACCAAAACGCTGGCGCTAATGATCCGGCCCGAAAGGGTGCGGCTCGTGGATGGCACGACCGAGGGCATGAATATTCTGAACGCGACCGTGACTGAACTGGTCTATCAGGGTGAAAGTTACCTGCTCTATGCTCGCCTGAATGACGGCGCCGAGATTGCCGTGCGCGGCGCAATCCGCGAGGGGACTTTTTCGGGCCTGCCGCGCGCGGGTGACGCGGTAAAGCTGGGCCTGCATCGGGCCGATACGGTCGTCATTGCGGGCGAGGGGGCATAA
- a CDS encoding ABC transporter permease, translated as MANWLKSPASETQVTHGQRLWLYVFSAIVMVLLVLPTLVVIPMSFSDSQYLEFPPETWSLRWYRHYFASDEWMRATVTSFKVAVLTMLVATPIGVLAAYALHASKLPYIRAAFVMLITPMMVPVVLVAIGAFYAYVKLQILYTITGLVLAHTILAIPLVVIVTGSALKGYDMNLESAARSLGAPRWKAFLTITLPQIRFAVVTSMLLAFLTSFDEVVIAMFISGGDNPTLTRNMFNALRDQIDPTIAAISTIMILVTTLMMVLAQLFGRGKS; from the coding sequence ATGGCAAACTGGTTGAAATCCCCTGCGTCAGAGACGCAAGTGACCCATGGCCAGCGCCTCTGGCTATACGTGTTCAGCGCCATCGTCATGGTTCTGCTGGTCCTACCGACGCTGGTGGTGATCCCGATGTCGTTTTCGGATTCCCAATACCTCGAATTCCCGCCGGAAACGTGGTCCTTGCGCTGGTACAGACACTATTTCGCGTCCGATGAATGGATGCGGGCAACGGTCACGTCGTTCAAGGTCGCCGTGCTGACGATGCTGGTCGCCACCCCCATCGGCGTGCTGGCGGCCTATGCGCTGCACGCGTCGAAACTGCCCTATATCCGCGCAGCGTTCGTCATGCTGATCACGCCGATGATGGTGCCTGTGGTGCTGGTCGCCATCGGTGCGTTTTATGCCTACGTCAAGCTTCAGATCCTCTACACGATCACCGGGTTGGTGCTGGCACATACGATCCTCGCGATTCCGCTCGTGGTGATTGTCACCGGCTCGGCGCTCAAGGGGTATGATATGAACCTAGAGAGTGCCGCGCGCAGCCTTGGCGCGCCGCGCTGGAAGGCGTTTTTGACTATCACCCTGCCGCAAATCCGGTTTGCGGTGGTGACGTCCATGCTGCTGGCGTTCCTCACGTCCTTTGACGAGGTGGTGATCGCGATGTTCATTTCGGGCGGGGACAATCCGACGCTGACGCGCAATATGTTCAACGCGCTGCGCGATCAGATCGACCCGACGATTGCCGCGATCTCGACCATCATGATCCTTGTCACGACGCTCATGATGGTCCTTGCCCAGCTGTTTGGCCGTGGTAAGTCCTGA